Proteins from a single region of Ananas comosus cultivar F153 linkage group 3, ASM154086v1, whole genome shotgun sequence:
- the LOC109708244 gene encoding zinc finger protein STAR3-like produces the protein MMNNQQGYQAYQGIEDMLSLPTGPAAATASCAVDAPLSYSLLYNVSALCEKIQQLESYVGIIISPSRMQQESVGVAVSDAGSLAKEIIVSTSSIMYALQQIGLETVSAPTDELLARQAKTSYEDSSEALDHAVRSNNLDGGRSIVFSDADVHYSCNPSNTTSDHMTSGNNGDHAVNSNKNHGKPGFSHTAEKKKEPKLGSLSKEYDVIELNAADLLAMYSYYCQVCGKGFKRDANLRMHMRAHGDEYKTTAALTNPAKTMIAALSGDKVVGCGARKYSCPQEGCRWNKKHPRFTPLKSLVCMKNHYKRRHCPKMYVCKRCEQKQFSLLSDLRTHEKHCGDLRWRCSCGTNFSRKDKLMGHVALFVGHTPIIGGASCSFTKN, from the coding sequence ATGATGAACAACCAACAAGGGTACCAAGCATACCAAGGGATAGAAGACATGCTCTCCTTGCCGACGGGACCCGCTGCCGCCACGGCCTCGTGTGCGGTGGACGCCCCGCTGTCGTACTCCCTTCTCTACAATGTCTCCGCACTTTGCGAGAAGATCCAGCAACTGGAATCCTACGTCGGGATCATCATCTCCCCTAGCAGGATGCAGCAAGAGTCGGTGGGGGTTGCGGTGTCCGATGCGGGTTCTCTCGCCAAGGAGATCATTGTCTCAACCTCGTCGATCATGTATGCACTCCAGCAGATTGGACTCGAGACGGTCTCCGCTCCAACCGATGAGCTATTAGCCCGACAGGCGAAAACCTCTTACGAGGATTCGAGCGAAGCGCTCGACCATGCGGTTCGAAGCAATAACCTCGACGGAGGTCGGAGCATCGTCTTTTCCGATGCCGATGTTCACTACAGTTGCAACCCTAGCAACACAACAAGTGACCACATGACGAGCGGTAACAATGGCGATCATGCAGTCAATAGCAACAAAAATCACGGCAAGCCGGGGTTTTCTCACACTGCCGAGAAGAAAAAGGAGCCCAAACTCGGCTCATTGTCGAAGGAGTATGATGTAATCGAGCTAAACGCTGCAGATTTGCTAGCGATGTACTCTTACTATTGCCAAGTGTGCGGGAAGGGGTTCAAGCGGGACGCGAACCTGAGGATGCACATGAGAGCCCACGGCGACGAGTACAAGACCACCGCAGCGCTCACCAACCCAGCGAAGACGATGATCGCCGCTCTATCGGGTGACAAAGTAGTGGGGTGCGGGGCACGCAAGTACTCGTGCCCGCAGGAAGGGTGCAGGTGGAACAAGAAGCACCCACGGTTCACACCGCTCAAGTCGCTGGTGTGCATGAAGAACCACTACAAGCGGCGCCACTGCCCGAAGATGTATGTGTGCAAACGGTGCGAGCAGAAGCAGTTCTCGTTGCTGTCGGACCTCCGCACCCACGAGAAGCACTGCGGGGACCTCCGGTGGCGGTGCTCCTGCGGCACCAACTTCTCCCGGAAGGACAAGCTCATGGGGCATGTCGCGCTCTTCGTGGGACACACTCCGATCATCGGCGGCGCCTCATGCAGCTTCACCAAGAACTAG